From a single Bremerella cremea genomic region:
- the holA gene encoding DNA polymerase III subunit delta, with protein sequence MSNTVHAFDFLASDETQVPSVCIVFGRDPFLRSLATERVRQTVLGEDRDVPYGRLSGNLVTWVDVADEVSTVSLFGSSGRRLAVVEDADPFVTRYRDELENFLEKKRPGGVLVLQVEKWAANTRLYKKCDAVGLQIQCNPPERKSGKKTSLDLDALTKWFTQRAKTVHDTKLSAGAARMLVDMLGTELGLIDQEIARLSLFVESDEAIDEQLVQEQVHGGQLQEIWHLVDAAVEGNTADALEQLDRLFQSGERPQKLFGQIAWSLRRFAAATRIYQRARRRGDAVSLRDALKEAGFPNWPKALEEAQRRLLALGQIRGGRLYRQLLELDMSLKGSHSQEARGRLALEKLIVSFSKALDPPRASTARS encoded by the coding sequence ATGTCAAATACGGTTCATGCTTTCGATTTTCTCGCCTCCGACGAGACGCAGGTTCCTTCCGTCTGCATTGTTTTCGGACGCGATCCTTTCCTGCGCAGTTTGGCAACCGAAAGAGTTCGCCAAACGGTGCTGGGCGAAGATCGCGATGTCCCCTACGGCAGGCTATCCGGCAACCTGGTTACCTGGGTCGATGTCGCTGACGAAGTTTCCACGGTCAGCTTGTTCGGTAGTTCTGGCAGGCGTTTAGCAGTTGTTGAAGATGCCGATCCATTCGTCACCCGCTACCGAGACGAACTAGAGAACTTCCTCGAAAAGAAACGTCCTGGCGGCGTGCTGGTGCTTCAGGTCGAAAAGTGGGCGGCCAATACCCGGTTGTATAAAAAGTGCGATGCCGTCGGTCTGCAAATTCAATGCAACCCGCCAGAACGCAAGAGCGGCAAAAAGACCTCGCTCGATCTCGATGCGCTTACGAAATGGTTTACTCAACGGGCCAAAACCGTTCACGACACCAAGCTTTCCGCCGGAGCGGCCCGCATGTTGGTCGACATGCTGGGTACCGAACTCGGTTTGATCGACCAGGAAATCGCGCGTCTTTCTCTGTTTGTTGAGTCAGACGAGGCCATTGACGAACAGCTTGTGCAGGAACAAGTTCACGGTGGCCAGTTGCAGGAAATTTGGCACCTGGTCGATGCCGCCGTCGAAGGCAATACAGCCGATGCCCTCGAACAACTCGATCGCTTGTTTCAATCTGGCGAAAGACCGCAGAAGCTCTTTGGACAAATCGCGTGGAGCCTGCGACGCTTCGCGGCTGCCACCCGCATCTATCAGCGTGCGCGCCGTCGAGGGGATGCCGTGAGCTTACGCGATGCCCTGAAAGAAGCCGGCTTCCCCAATTGGCCCAAGGCCTTGGAAGAAGCGCAACGCCGGCTGCTGGCCCTCGGTCAGATCCGCGGCGGTCGCCTTTATCGCCAGCTCTTAGAGCTCGATATGTCGCTCAAGGGAAGCCATTCCCAGGAAGCACGTGGACGTCTGGCGCTAGAAAAATTGATCGTCTCGTTCTCGAAAGCCCTCGATCCGCCCCGAGCTAGCACGGCACGCTCGTAA
- a CDS encoding BlaI/MecI/CopY family transcriptional regulator, producing the protein MKSKIYLSSVISFTVFMTGCMTGWGREAKEPSSLNTYLNQRASQTAKPEEVTIASAAKSPEKHALVQSESAESSLAKKLAARLEESKKLDPQTTAEGPTYAARVQSLSLPEADKQQILEEFASASDNQWEELLSTLEPAFGPQQTIAAQAPAAPSNPETDMVQKYASKLVERHLQQPAANPAAETSPQRLPSTNLHQDTSHLAAADPNIYPKTIDLERGKTPAATRAMGQPQPVTRENTNIQLATYVPEMGADPAGLYPEDLQTEEYRQRRNNPKNLPNKKAGPKPSSAEEEDISQLSQGEYEVLQILWQRGQVSLEALHKQLASQTSPEADRRSPDPNIQSIDELHTLLFDLKERGWIADTRRGNTIVYWATRSQPEEETGNWKQMLNETIHTLEELASNTRLTSEERTIAQLRLRMLYLAADRKTDAMEKVEGLSPEEQEVWSNTLFGLSDYMNMEEIPLNRRHALALGSFRRAMTHLESASPLQLQNLEFIQSVDSFGQFKAFPSHDFKPQQEVLLYVEVDNFSSRDTGGQFETVLQSNYEIYDQSGRRIDARHFPEVKDSCRVRRRDFYVPYRIYMPENITPGTYRLELTVRDQADDKFGQASIEFQIK; encoded by the coding sequence ATGAAGTCGAAGATTTACCTATCGAGTGTTATTTCGTTTACTGTTTTCATGACTGGTTGCATGACCGGCTGGGGACGTGAAGCGAAAGAGCCTAGCTCGCTGAATACCTACCTCAATCAACGAGCATCGCAGACGGCTAAGCCGGAAGAAGTCACGATTGCTTCGGCAGCGAAGTCTCCGGAGAAACATGCGCTCGTTCAATCCGAGTCGGCTGAGTCGAGTTTGGCCAAAAAACTAGCCGCCCGCCTAGAGGAATCGAAAAAGCTTGACCCCCAAACGACAGCAGAAGGTCCGACCTACGCTGCTCGCGTCCAATCGCTGTCTCTGCCAGAGGCGGACAAGCAACAAATCTTGGAAGAATTCGCTTCGGCCAGCGACAACCAATGGGAAGAACTCCTTTCCACGCTCGAACCCGCATTCGGACCACAACAAACAATTGCCGCCCAGGCCCCTGCCGCGCCATCGAACCCTGAAACCGACATGGTTCAGAAGTACGCTTCGAAACTAGTCGAACGGCACCTCCAACAACCGGCCGCCAATCCAGCCGCCGAGACATCGCCCCAACGGCTACCGTCGACGAACTTACATCAAGACACCTCACACTTGGCGGCAGCCGATCCGAACATCTATCCCAAGACCATCGATCTCGAACGGGGCAAAACGCCCGCTGCCACCCGAGCGATGGGGCAGCCTCAGCCAGTGACTCGCGAGAATACCAACATCCAGTTGGCTACCTACGTGCCAGAAATGGGGGCCGATCCCGCCGGCTTGTATCCGGAAGACCTGCAAACGGAAGAGTATCGCCAGCGGCGAAACAATCCGAAAAACCTACCCAACAAAAAGGCAGGCCCTAAACCGTCGTCAGCGGAAGAAGAAGACATCAGCCAACTTTCGCAAGGCGAATACGAAGTGCTACAAATTTTGTGGCAACGTGGCCAGGTTTCGCTGGAAGCGTTACACAAACAACTTGCCTCGCAGACTTCTCCGGAAGCCGATCGTCGTTCGCCAGATCCCAATATTCAAAGCATCGACGAACTGCATACGCTTCTGTTCGACCTTAAAGAACGAGGCTGGATCGCCGACACGCGGCGGGGAAACACAATTGTCTATTGGGCCACGCGTAGCCAGCCGGAAGAGGAAACCGGCAATTGGAAACAAATGCTCAACGAGACCATTCACACGTTGGAAGAACTTGCCAGCAACACGCGACTTACTTCCGAAGAACGCACTATCGCTCAGCTTCGCCTCCGTATGCTTTACCTGGCCGCCGATCGCAAGACCGATGCCATGGAGAAAGTAGAAGGCCTAAGCCCCGAGGAACAAGAGGTCTGGAGCAACACGCTGTTCGGTTTGTCCGACTACATGAACATGGAAGAGATTCCGCTAAATCGCCGACACGCGTTGGCGTTGGGCTCGTTCCGTCGCGCCATGACTCACCTTGAGTCGGCCAGCCCGCTGCAATTGCAAAATCTCGAATTTATCCAAAGCGTGGATAGCTTTGGCCAGTTCAAAGCGTTTCCTTCGCACGACTTTAAACCACAGCAGGAAGTGCTGCTGTACGTCGAAGTCGACAACTTCAGTTCCCGTGATACGGGCGGACAATTTGAAACGGTACTGCAAAGCAATTACGAAATCTACGATCAGTCTGGCCGCCGCATCGATGCCCGGCACTTCCCCGAAGTGAAAGACTCGTGCCGCGTTCGCCGACGCGATTTTTACGTACCGTATCGGATCTACATGCCTGAGAATATTACCCCAGGTACCTATCGGCTAGAATTGACCGTACGCGATCAGGCCGACGACAAGTTCGGTCAGGCTTCGATCGAATTCCAGATTAAGTAG
- the solA gene encoding N-methyl-L-tryptophan oxidase produces the protein MSVYDVAVIGTGGVGSAALYHLAQAGANVIGLDRFAPPHSRGSSHGDTRVIRMAYFEHPDYVPLLQQAYQGWHALEELAGKQLYFPTGVLQIGPEQGDVIAGIRQSATKHNLAIESFTASEIPRTFPGVQSPENVVGILERDAGYLLVSECIATYLTGAKQLGTTLLADTPVERWEDQGNEFVLYTTGNTVRAKQLVICGGAWAAQLITDLGVPLTILRKHLYWYANESPHYTAQSKFPVFLMETPQGIYYGFPQIDSQGVKLARHDGGEPLAHAKLHSQAEDNADQTSVENFLSRYLPRLSHQRIRHAACMYTLTPDQHFLLGTHPAHPGLHFASGLSGHGFKFASALGMALADLATTGQTSAPIGFLSATRFS, from the coding sequence ATGAGCGTTTACGACGTGGCCGTGATTGGTACTGGCGGCGTCGGCAGCGCGGCACTCTACCATCTGGCCCAAGCCGGAGCCAATGTAATCGGCCTCGATCGGTTTGCTCCTCCGCATTCGCGCGGCAGCTCGCATGGCGATACCCGCGTGATTCGGATGGCTTACTTCGAGCATCCCGATTACGTCCCTCTCCTGCAACAAGCCTATCAGGGCTGGCATGCGTTGGAAGAACTGGCAGGCAAGCAGCTCTATTTCCCAACCGGCGTTCTGCAAATCGGCCCAGAGCAAGGCGACGTGATCGCCGGCATTCGCCAGAGCGCAACAAAGCATAACCTGGCAATCGAATCGTTCACGGCGAGTGAAATCCCACGCACGTTTCCCGGGGTTCAATCGCCCGAGAATGTTGTTGGCATTTTAGAACGAGACGCCGGCTACTTATTGGTCTCAGAATGCATTGCGACCTACCTAACAGGCGCAAAGCAGTTAGGGACAACGCTCCTTGCCGATACCCCGGTCGAGCGCTGGGAAGATCAAGGAAACGAGTTCGTCCTTTACACCACCGGCAACACCGTACGCGCCAAGCAGCTTGTTATCTGTGGTGGAGCTTGGGCGGCTCAATTGATTACCGACCTTGGCGTTCCGTTGACGATTCTGCGAAAGCATCTTTACTGGTACGCCAACGAATCTCCGCACTATACCGCGCAAAGCAAGTTTCCGGTGTTTCTCATGGAAACGCCGCAAGGAATCTATTACGGCTTCCCTCAAATAGATTCCCAAGGGGTAAAACTGGCCCGGCATGACGGTGGTGAACCGCTTGCCCACGCCAAGCTGCACTCGCAGGCCGAAGACAACGCCGATCAAACTTCGGTGGAGAACTTTCTGTCACGCTATTTACCTCGGCTTTCTCACCAGCGAATTCGCCATGCCGCGTGCATGTACACGTTGACACCGGACCAGCACTTTCTCTTGGGCACCCATCCCGCCCATCCTGGTTTGCACTTTGCCAGTGGGCTTTCCGGGCACGGCTTCAAGTTTGCTTCCGCGTTGGGGATGGCTTTAGCGGATCTAGCCACAACAGGCCAAACGTCTGCGCCGATTGGTTTCCTTTCTGCCACACGATTCTCGTAA
- a CDS encoding GumC family protein has product MSQLQLPHQVHQYVKLLRDQWKIWVPLSVAVFLLAATYALVKPDEWQATQSMILRDEAAGQLSGQGRFDSLDTMKAAQEMVVEVARNQAVLEATLEEVGPPPLASPRAKWPTLTDIESLRKNVQISPPNGAEFGTTEVLHLTVNADSRERAFLLAETLYKQIDKTLKDIRNRRANSVIKELQDAQHLAQVELDRATAALKAEETKVGSDLGELRSLNDTSSGDGNLRNSWNQIKQQIRDGESDLARKQEQLKILKAAQDDPDNLIATPNQLLESQPALRRLKDGLVDAQLRTSELQGKMSNSHPQVQSAMASEEEVRQKLRSELALAIRGLDADIQVQRSSLASIEKQEKEVRERLDSLASIRAPYANLVADVEKCTLVLREAHQKLADAKANQRASETSSLITRIDTPTLGEYPIGPSKTVIAGGGLIGGMALGIGLVVLLAPTPGSEGRRWTDRLWGRRATDTDAGPTPGDRRTVASSQPEVNGRGRRATDQPALPPVSYPEIERRSGFDRRDTATPGDRRAT; this is encoded by the coding sequence ATGAGCCAGCTTCAGTTGCCTCATCAAGTTCATCAGTACGTCAAGCTTCTGCGCGACCAGTGGAAAATCTGGGTTCCCTTATCGGTCGCCGTTTTTCTTTTAGCGGCCACCTATGCGCTCGTGAAACCAGACGAGTGGCAAGCAACCCAATCCATGATCTTGCGCGACGAAGCCGCCGGTCAGTTGAGCGGACAAGGGCGGTTCGATAGCCTCGACACGATGAAAGCTGCCCAAGAGATGGTGGTGGAAGTCGCCCGTAATCAGGCCGTACTAGAAGCCACACTGGAAGAAGTCGGCCCTCCGCCACTTGCTTCTCCACGAGCAAAATGGCCCACGCTTACCGATATTGAATCACTGCGGAAGAACGTTCAAATCAGTCCACCAAACGGTGCCGAATTCGGTACGACGGAAGTGCTGCACTTAACGGTCAACGCCGATTCCCGCGAGCGTGCCTTCTTGCTGGCGGAAACATTGTACAAGCAGATCGACAAAACGCTAAAAGACATTCGTAATCGGCGTGCCAACAGTGTGATCAAAGAACTGCAAGATGCTCAGCATCTCGCCCAAGTGGAACTCGACCGAGCTACCGCCGCCCTCAAAGCGGAAGAAACCAAAGTCGGTAGCGACTTGGGAGAACTGCGTAGCTTAAACGACACCTCTTCCGGCGACGGTAATTTGCGCAACTCGTGGAATCAGATCAAGCAACAAATCCGCGACGGCGAGTCCGACTTGGCTCGTAAGCAGGAACAACTGAAGATCCTGAAAGCCGCTCAAGACGATCCGGACAATCTCATCGCGACCCCCAACCAATTGCTGGAAAGCCAGCCGGCGCTACGGCGGTTGAAGGATGGCCTGGTCGACGCCCAACTGCGGACATCAGAGCTGCAAGGCAAAATGAGCAACAGCCACCCGCAAGTGCAATCGGCGATGGCCTCCGAGGAAGAAGTCCGCCAGAAACTGCGTAGCGAACTGGCCTTAGCGATTCGCGGCTTGGATGCCGATATTCAAGTGCAACGGAGTAGCTTGGCTTCGATTGAAAAGCAGGAAAAAGAAGTTCGCGAACGCCTCGACTCGTTGGCTTCCATCCGTGCCCCTTATGCCAATCTGGTGGCGGATGTCGAAAAGTGTACGCTCGTGCTGCGAGAAGCTCACCAAAAACTGGCCGACGCGAAAGCGAACCAACGCGCTTCAGAAACCTCCAGCCTAATTACTCGAATTGATACACCGACACTCGGCGAATATCCAATCGGCCCCAGCAAAACGGTCATCGCTGGCGGCGGCTTGATAGGCGGCATGGCCTTGGGCATTGGTCTGGTGGTCTTACTAGCCCCTACCCCCGGCAGCGAAGGACGTCGTTGGACCGATCGCTTGTGGGGACGACGGGCAACCGATACCGATGCTGGACCAACTCCTGGCGATCGCCGAACGGTCGCGAGTTCGCAGCCTGAGGTCAACGGTCGCGGACGTCGCGCGACCGATCAACCAGCCCTCCCGCCGGTTAGCTATCCAGAAATCGAACGCCGCAG